One Calonectris borealis chromosome 34, bCalBor7.hap1.2, whole genome shotgun sequence genomic window carries:
- the PHF8 gene encoding histone lysine demethylase PHF8 isoform X1, with product MASVPVYCLCRLPYDVTRFMIECDGCQDWFHGSCVGVEEEAAAEIDLYHCPKCEVLHGPSVMKRRRGPPKPPEVEPGRPVRTGSAQFIRELRGRTFPSADEVLLRPSGAQLTVEYLEEKTFSVPILVARKEGLGMTLPPPTFTPRDVEHYVGAEKVIDVIDVGRQADCRMRLGDFVAYLGGARRERVLNVISLEFSDTRLSNLVETPRIVRKLSWVENLWPGESACERPSVQKYCLMGARDSYTDFHIDFGGTSVWYHVLRGEKIFYLARPTGANLALFEAWSSSRNQGELFFGDQVDRCYRCPLRQGQTLFIPTGWIHAVLTPVDCLAFGGNFLHSLNIDMQLKAYEIERRLSTADLFKFPNFETVCWYVGRHLLDTFRGLRENRRHPAAYLVHGAKALTAAFRAWTRKEVLGEHEHEIPETVRPGQLIKELAKEIRLVEDLFQQSAGKSGSPFGPPRGVPPPLKEPPPKKGGPRKPPPTPRPPDEGGTPKPPPAPQDEDEEPDPPSSSPEETDPDSEGDPQILLANGGARSRRSRPGGRWGSRAPPSPPCSPPSPPLDLDSEEDLQIDETPPRRGPRRLPRLPRKLPRAKPCSDPNRVREPGEVDFDIEEDYTTEEEEGGAGGSAAGILDLLKASRQVGGSEYPQLSEAPASPSTREAIQGMLCMANLPAGTPLGPPNWWSGGSGPERGAAGISGGPRRPPPAPRSTDSEDEASMDEQDSLGACFKDAEYIYPSLESDEDDPALKSLPKKKKVTDDAPWSPKARVTPTLPRQSRPVREGTRVASVETGLAAAAAKLAQQEHRKLQRRKGPAKRRPPSPPSPEEEEEEEEDAAAPDPDPEGDPEIELGGGEAEAEAPPDPPYPPSLADHEYTARPGGGGGGGAAIFGVAQPGRAPTPMAPGVFLTQRRPPPASPAAAQGKRPKKGLATAKQRLGRILKIHRNGKLLL from the exons atGGCCTCGGTGCCCGTTTACTGCCTGTGCCGCCTGCCCTACGACGTCACCCGCTTCATGATCGAGTGCGACGGCTGCCAGGACTGGTTCCACGGCAg CTGcgtgggggtggaggaggaggcggcggccgagATCGACCTCTACCACTGCCCCAAGTGCGAGGTCCTGCACGGCCCCTCCGTCA TGAAGCGCCGCCGGGGTCCCCCAAAGCCTCCGGAGGTGGAGCCGGGCCGCCCCGTCCGCACCGGCAGCGCCCAGTTCATCCGGGAGCTACGGGGCCGGACCTTCCCCAG CGCCGACGAGGTGCTGCTGCGCCCCAGCGGCGCCCAGTTGACGGTGGAATACCTGGAGGAGAAGACCTTCAGCGTCCCCATCCTGGTGGCCCGGAAAGAAGGTTTAGGGATGACTTTACCCCCCCCAACCTTCACCCCCCGGGACGTGGAACATTACGTAG GGGCGGAGAAGGTGATCGACGTCATCGACGTGGGGAGGCAGGCGGACTGCAGGATGAGGCTGGGGGATTTCGTCGCCTACCTGGGGGGAGCCCGGCGGGAACGCGTCCTCAACGTCATCAGCCTGGAGTTCTCCGACACGCG cctttcaAACCTGGTGGAGACGCCGCGGATCGTCCGGAAACTCTCGTGGGTGGAAAATTTGTGGCCGGGGGAGTCGGCGTGCGAGCGCCCCAGCGTACAGAAATATTGTCTGATGGGGGCCCGCGACAGCTACACCGACTTCCACATCGATTTCGGGGGGACCTCCGTCTGGTACCACGTCCTGAGG ggCGAGAAGATTTTCTACCTGGCGCGACCCACGGGGGCCAACCTGGCCCTGTTCGAGGCTTGGAGCAGCTCCCGAAACCAGGGCGAGCTTTTTTTTGGGGATCAAGTCGATCGGTGTTATCGCTGTCCCCTCCGCCAAGGTCAAACCCTCTTCATCCCTACcg GTTGGATCCACGCCGTCCTCACCCCCGTCGACTGTTTGGCTTTCGGGGGGAACTTCTTGCACAGCCTTAACATCGATATGCAGCTCAA gGCGTACGAGATCGAGAGGCGCCTCAGCACCGCCGACCTCTTCAAGTTCCCCAATTTCGAGACCGTCTGCTGGTACGTGGGGAGGCACCTCCTGGACACCTTCCGAG ggctCCGGGAGAACCGCCGGCACCCCGCTGCCTACCTGGTCCATGGGGCCAAGGCGCTGACGGCCGCTTTCCGGGCTTGGACCCGCAAGGAG GTGCTGGGGGAACACGAACACGAGATCCCCGAAACCGTCCGGCCTGGGCAGCTCATCAAGGAGCTGGCGAAGGAGATACGGCTGGTGGAG GACCTCTTCCAGCAGAGCGCCGGGAAATCGGGGTCCCCCTTcggccccccccggggggtcccgccCCCCCTCAAagaacccccccccaaaaaggggggtCCCCgcaagcccccccccacccctcgcccccccgacgagggggggaccccaaaaccccccccggccccccaagaCGAGGATGAAGAG cctgacCCCCCCAGTTCCAGCCCTGAGGAGACGGACCCCGATTCGGAGGGGGACCCCCAAATTCTCCTGGCCAATGGCGGGGCGCg gtcCCGCCGGAGCCGCCCGGGGGGGCGTTGGGGGTCccgcgcccccccctcccccccctgctccccccccagcccccccctggACCTGGACTCGGAGGAGGACCTGCAGATCGACgagacccccccccgccgcggcccccgccgcctccccc ggctcccccgaAAACTCCCCCGCGCCAAACCCTGCTCGGACCCCAACCGGGTGCGGGAGCCGGGAGAGGTCGACTTCGATATCGAG GAGGATTACACgacggaggaagaggaggggggagcgggggggagcgCGGCCGGCATCCTCGACCTGCTGAAGGCCAGTCGGCAAGTGGGGGGCTCGGAGTACCCCCAACTcag cgaggcccccgcctcccccagcaCCCGCGAAGCCATCCAGGGCATGCTCTGCATGGCCAACCTCCcggcggggacccccctgggtcccccaaattGGTGGTCTGGGGGTTCAGGACCCGAGCGGGGAGCAGCTGGAATTTCGGGGGGTCCCCGacgaccccccccagccccccgaaGTACCGACAGCGAGGACGAAGCCAGCATGGATGAACAAGACAGTTTGGGGGCTTGTTTTAAAGACGCCGAATACA TTTATCCCTCCTTGGAATCGGATGAGGACGACCCGGCTCTGAAATCGCTCCCCAAAAAGAAGAAGGTCACCGATGACGCTCCCTGGAGCCCCAAAG CCCGGGTCACCCCGACGCTGCCCCGGCAGAGCCGCCCGGTGCGGGAGGGGACGCGGGTGGCATCGGTGGAGACGGGgctggcggccgccgccgccaaaCTGGCCCAgcag gagcaccgcaagctGCAGCGCCGGAAGGGCCCGGCCAaacgccgccccccctcccccccctcccctgaggaggaggaagaggaggaggaagacgcCGCCGCCCCGGACCCCGACCCGGAGGGGGACCCCGAAATTGAGcttgggggaggggaggcggaggcggaggcccccccggaccccccgtACCCCCCGAGTTTGGCCGATCACGAGTACACGGCTcggccggggggagggggaggggggggcgcggCCATTTTTGGGGTGGCCCAACCGGGTCGGGCCCCCACCCCCATGGCACCCGGAGTCTTCCTCACCCAACGCCGGCCCCCCCCGGCTtcgcccgccgccgcccagg GAAAACGCCCCAAAAAGGGCCTGGCCACGGCCAAGCAGCGCCTGGGGCGGATCCTCAAGATCCACCGCAATGGGAAGCTGCTGCTctga
- the PHF8 gene encoding histone lysine demethylase PHF8 isoform X2, whose amino-acid sequence MRLGDFVAYLGGARRERVLNVISLEFSDTRLSNLVETPRIVRKLSWVENLWPGESACERPSVQKYCLMGARDSYTDFHIDFGGTSVWYHVLRGEKIFYLARPTGANLALFEAWSSSRNQGELFFGDQVDRCYRCPLRQGQTLFIPTGWIHAVLTPVDCLAFGGNFLHSLNIDMQLKAYEIERRLSTADLFKFPNFETVCWYVGRHLLDTFRGLRENRRHPAAYLVHGAKALTAAFRAWTRKEVLGEHEHEIPETVRPGQLIKELAKEIRLVEDLFQQSAGKSGSPFGPPRGVPPPLKEPPPKKGGPRKPPPTPRPPDEGGTPKPPPAPQDEDEEPDPPSSSPEETDPDSEGDPQILLANGGARSRRSRPGGRWGSRAPPSPPCSPPSPPLDLDSEEDLQIDETPPRRGPRRLPRLPRKLPRAKPCSDPNRVREPGEVDFDIEEDYTTEEEEGGAGGSAAGILDLLKASRQVGGSEYPQLSEAPASPSTREAIQGMLCMANLPAGTPLGPPNWWSGGSGPERGAAGISGGPRRPPPAPRSTDSEDEASMDEQDSLGACFKDAEYIYPSLESDEDDPALKSLPKKKKVTDDAPWSPKARVTPTLPRQSRPVREGTRVASVETGLAAAAAKLAQQEHRKLQRRKGPAKRRPPSPPSPEEEEEEEEDAAAPDPDPEGDPEIELGGGEAEAEAPPDPPYPPSLADHEYTARPGGGGGGGAAIFGVAQPGRAPTPMAPGVFLTQRRPPPASPAAAQGKRPKKGLATAKQRLGRILKIHRNGKLLL is encoded by the exons ATGAGGCTGGGGGATTTCGTCGCCTACCTGGGGGGAGCCCGGCGGGAACGCGTCCTCAACGTCATCAGCCTGGAGTTCTCCGACACGCG cctttcaAACCTGGTGGAGACGCCGCGGATCGTCCGGAAACTCTCGTGGGTGGAAAATTTGTGGCCGGGGGAGTCGGCGTGCGAGCGCCCCAGCGTACAGAAATATTGTCTGATGGGGGCCCGCGACAGCTACACCGACTTCCACATCGATTTCGGGGGGACCTCCGTCTGGTACCACGTCCTGAGG ggCGAGAAGATTTTCTACCTGGCGCGACCCACGGGGGCCAACCTGGCCCTGTTCGAGGCTTGGAGCAGCTCCCGAAACCAGGGCGAGCTTTTTTTTGGGGATCAAGTCGATCGGTGTTATCGCTGTCCCCTCCGCCAAGGTCAAACCCTCTTCATCCCTACcg GTTGGATCCACGCCGTCCTCACCCCCGTCGACTGTTTGGCTTTCGGGGGGAACTTCTTGCACAGCCTTAACATCGATATGCAGCTCAA gGCGTACGAGATCGAGAGGCGCCTCAGCACCGCCGACCTCTTCAAGTTCCCCAATTTCGAGACCGTCTGCTGGTACGTGGGGAGGCACCTCCTGGACACCTTCCGAG ggctCCGGGAGAACCGCCGGCACCCCGCTGCCTACCTGGTCCATGGGGCCAAGGCGCTGACGGCCGCTTTCCGGGCTTGGACCCGCAAGGAG GTGCTGGGGGAACACGAACACGAGATCCCCGAAACCGTCCGGCCTGGGCAGCTCATCAAGGAGCTGGCGAAGGAGATACGGCTGGTGGAG GACCTCTTCCAGCAGAGCGCCGGGAAATCGGGGTCCCCCTTcggccccccccggggggtcccgccCCCCCTCAAagaacccccccccaaaaaggggggtCCCCgcaagcccccccccacccctcgcccccccgacgagggggggaccccaaaaccccccccggccccccaagaCGAGGATGAAGAG cctgacCCCCCCAGTTCCAGCCCTGAGGAGACGGACCCCGATTCGGAGGGGGACCCCCAAATTCTCCTGGCCAATGGCGGGGCGCg gtcCCGCCGGAGCCGCCCGGGGGGGCGTTGGGGGTCccgcgcccccccctcccccccctgctccccccccagcccccccctggACCTGGACTCGGAGGAGGACCTGCAGATCGACgagacccccccccgccgcggcccccgccgcctccccc ggctcccccgaAAACTCCCCCGCGCCAAACCCTGCTCGGACCCCAACCGGGTGCGGGAGCCGGGAGAGGTCGACTTCGATATCGAG GAGGATTACACgacggaggaagaggaggggggagcgggggggagcgCGGCCGGCATCCTCGACCTGCTGAAGGCCAGTCGGCAAGTGGGGGGCTCGGAGTACCCCCAACTcag cgaggcccccgcctcccccagcaCCCGCGAAGCCATCCAGGGCATGCTCTGCATGGCCAACCTCCcggcggggacccccctgggtcccccaaattGGTGGTCTGGGGGTTCAGGACCCGAGCGGGGAGCAGCTGGAATTTCGGGGGGTCCCCGacgaccccccccagccccccgaaGTACCGACAGCGAGGACGAAGCCAGCATGGATGAACAAGACAGTTTGGGGGCTTGTTTTAAAGACGCCGAATACA TTTATCCCTCCTTGGAATCGGATGAGGACGACCCGGCTCTGAAATCGCTCCCCAAAAAGAAGAAGGTCACCGATGACGCTCCCTGGAGCCCCAAAG CCCGGGTCACCCCGACGCTGCCCCGGCAGAGCCGCCCGGTGCGGGAGGGGACGCGGGTGGCATCGGTGGAGACGGGgctggcggccgccgccgccaaaCTGGCCCAgcag gagcaccgcaagctGCAGCGCCGGAAGGGCCCGGCCAaacgccgccccccctcccccccctcccctgaggaggaggaagaggaggaggaagacgcCGCCGCCCCGGACCCCGACCCGGAGGGGGACCCCGAAATTGAGcttgggggaggggaggcggaggcggaggcccccccggaccccccgtACCCCCCGAGTTTGGCCGATCACGAGTACACGGCTcggccggggggagggggaggggggggcgcggCCATTTTTGGGGTGGCCCAACCGGGTCGGGCCCCCACCCCCATGGCACCCGGAGTCTTCCTCACCCAACGCCGGCCCCCCCCGGCTtcgcccgccgccgcccagg GAAAACGCCCCAAAAAGGGCCTGGCCACGGCCAAGCAGCGCCTGGGGCGGATCCTCAAGATCCACCGCAATGGGAAGCTGCTGCTctga